A region of Actinobacillus porcitonsillarum DNA encodes the following proteins:
- a CDS encoding acylphosphatase, protein MQTKQFFVFGRVQGVGFRFFTLQEAKQIGVTGYVKNREDGSVAVVAQGSEAQIQQLRLWLSKGPRTSQVERVIEQNYQTNERFEQFVILR, encoded by the coding sequence ATGCAAACAAAACAATTTTTTGTCTTTGGTCGAGTACAAGGTGTTGGCTTTCGCTTCTTTACTTTGCAAGAAGCTAAGCAAATCGGTGTAACAGGTTATGTGAAAAATCGAGAAGATGGCAGCGTTGCTGTGGTTGCCCAAGGGAGTGAAGCGCAGATACAGCAACTTCGGCTTTGGCTATCAAAAGGACCTCGCACATCTCAGGTAGAACGTGTAATTGAACAGAATTACCAGACAAATGAACGCTTCGAACAATTCGTTATCTTGCGTTAG